CAATCAATATGAACAAGCCATCCGGCTTACAAAATCCAAAATGGAAAAACAAACATTACAAAAAGAGATCAATCGCCTGAAAGGGGATAATCGCATATAGCGCTGTTAAGCAATGTTTTGTACTCGTTCTGCAAAGCAATCTCCGGTCATCTTTGCCGGGTTGATCTCCTTTATATAAATCTGACGATTTTTTCTGAATCAACAAAACAAAAACGACTTTGCAGATGTTCCTAATAAATTGAAACTCCGGTTCTAAACTGTCGACAACCGACAGTTTAGAGTTCAATATCTATAACAACCCTTTTAAAATAGATATAAAATGCAAACAATCAGCCGAATAATGATCCTCTTTCTCTCCCTCTTTATGATTGCCTGTTCTTCCAATAAGAGCGAAAACTCAAATAAACCACTATCCTATACAGGATATGATTTTGATTTTTTACTTGGTGAATGGAATAGAACCAATGATGAGGAGGGAAAAAGGACTTTTGAAAATTGGAAAAAGGAGAACGACTCAACTTATATAGGAGAGAGCTTTACATTAAGAGATAACGATACGATTTGGAAAGAGAATACGGTCCTGTCACCCATTGATGGAGTTTGGTATTATCAGGTGAAAATGAAGGGTGATAAGGAATCTACCGATTTCAAAGTGATCGATTATGAAAACAATTCTTTTACTTGTGAGAACAGGCAGAATGAATTCCCTAAAACGATCAGGTACTGGAAAACAGATAATATACTGAATGCGGAGATTGCAGACGATGAAATAAAAATCCCGTTTATATTTGAAAAGTAATATGAAAGTACATTCCCTGCAGCATGTACCCTTTGAAGGATTGGGTTATATTGGAAACTGGTTGACGAAAAATAATCACACGATTACATCCACCCGTTTTTATGAATCTGCCTATCATTTGCCCGAAGCGGAAGATATAGACGTATTGATCGTTATGGGCGGACCGATGGGTGTATATGACGAAGACTCTTTCCCCTGGTTGAAGGAAGAAAAAGCATTTATCAGTAACTGCATTCAATCCGGTAAAAGAGTATTGGGTATTTGTCTGGGCGCTCAACTTATAGCTGAATGTCTGGGTGCTAGGGTAGATAAAGCTGTACATAAGGAAATCGGTTGGTTTCCTGTAATGTGCACGCAAGAAAGTAAGCAGTTAGGGTGGTTTTACGAGTTGTTCAAAGACAATCCGACCGTTTTTCATTGGCATGGCGACAGGTTTGAAATACCGAAGGAAGGACTCAACCTGCTTTCATCCGACGCCAATACCAACCAGGCGTTTTATTACAGCGAAAATGTAATAGGTCTGCAATTTCACCTGGAGGTAACGGAAGAAACGGTCGGGTTAATATCGGAAAACTGTGCCGATGAGCTCTGTGAAAACCCTTGGGTACAAACCAGAGAGCAGATAAAAACCGGAACAATGATCTATGCTGATAACTGCAATTGGATAATGGAAGGGATTTTGCAGAATTTACTGGATGGATAGTGTGAAAAGTTAGATTGCGTTTTCACTTATGATATCTATGAATTTTACGGGAATAAATTACAGGCAATAACTTCGTACTGTATTGCAGACAAAGCTAGGAAAGAATTACAACCGATCTTGTGTGAAATGGATTTACTTTGGATAAACGGTATTGATCCCGGGAAACACCATATGCAATTTGTCAGACCTGTTACTTTTGCGACAGGAGACACCTGCCAATTTTGGTTTATGAGAAAGTTAAATAAAATGGAACCTGGTTAAGGAGCCTGAAAGGACGAACATTCGTAAAGTCGGCCTTGTTTCATGTATGGAGCTTTCAATAAAGAAACTCTTTTAAAGACTGTTAATTATGGATGATTTAAGGTTTAAAGGAAAATGGAACGAGTTGAAAGGTCGCGCCAAACAAGAATGGGCTGATCTGACGGACGACGATCTTCTCTATGAAGAAGGCAAAGAAGATGAACTGTATGGAAAAATCCAACAAAAGACCGGCAAAGCCAAAGATGAAATACGCAACTGGTTTAATCAGCAATTGGACAAACTATAAGTCAGATACTTTACTGTGATAAGGGTAGTTGTCACCAGACAATTTCCCTTATTCTTTTATAAGACAAATTTTTACCATTGAAAAAATAATAACTATGACAACATATCAGGATTATCACTAGTGTCCGGTTAAGCGAATAGCGATTTGCTTGTAGGATTGATGAACAAACGGTTTTGAGCGTTTTTTTTATTTTTCGATTTGAAAATATTTTTCATATTTGTCGTAAAAACGCCAGATATGAATGTAGGGAAAACCGTATTTGCTCAATTAATGTCATTCTTCCCGGACTATGAGTTTAATAAATGTGTTACTAAATACAACGGCAACTATAAAGTGCGAAGCTTTACCTGCCGTGAACATTTCCATGTAATGAGTTTTGCCCAACTCACCTACAGGGAAAGTCTCAGGGATATCGAAGCCTGTTTGAAAGCACTTTCAAGTAAATTATACCATAGCGGTATAAAACAGGCAGTCTCAAAATCCACATTGGCAGAGGCTAATGAAAATCGTGACTGGCGCATTTATGCAGACTTTGCGCAAGTCCTGATAAAGGATGCGCGCAAGCTGTATAAAACAGACAACGATTTTTTACTTGACATTGACAACATGGCCTATGCCCTTGACAGCACAACGATAGACCTTTGTCTCTCATTGTTCCCATGGGCGAAGTTCCGCAAAAAGAAAGCAGCCGTAAAGGCTCATGTCCTTTTGGATCTTCGGGGCTCTATCCCGACTATTATTGAAATAACAGACGGGAGTGTGCACGATGTCAATATACTGGACCATATCACAATTGAACCCGGTGCCATCTATATCATGGATCGGGGATATCTTGACCTGGACAGGCTCCATTCCATTCATTGCAAAGGTGCTTTTTTTATTACCCGGGCAAAGGGGAACACTGCGGTGAAGAGGGTTTATAGCCGGCCGGTCGATAAAACCACGGGGCTCAGGTGTGATCAATCCGTAAGGTTTACAGTCTACAAATCGAAGAAAGAATATCCGGAACTGATTCGCAGGATAAAATCCTTGGACCCCGATACCGGAAACACTTACGTATTCCTGACGAATAACTTTGAGTTAGACGCCTTGCTTATAACTCAGTTATACAAAGGACGCTGGAAGATTGAATTGTTTTTCAAATGGATAAAACAACATCTTCGAATTAAAAATTTTTACGGCACGAGCTACAATGCGGTATGTTGCCAGATATGGATTTCCGTCTGTGCATATCTTTTAGTAGCGATCGTAAAGAAGAGGCTCAATCTGGAGCATTCACTCTACAATTTATTACAGATTTTCAGCCTTACTCTTTTTGAAAAGATGCCTATAAATGAACTATTTACAAAGAGCGATTACAATTTAACAAGTCCGAATGATAATAAACAATTGAATTTGTTTGATTTATAACCGGACACTAGTGCAGGATTATAAATCATGTATTGATGCTTGTCTTGCCTGCGCAAGCGCGTGTAATTATTGTGCTTCTTCATGTACGAAAGAAGAAGATGTGAAAATGATGGCAAAATGTATCCAAACGGATATGGAATGTGCTGCTATATGTTACGCTGCCGCCCAATTGATGAGCCTGGGCAGCGAAAAATCGAAAGAAATATGCAGGTTATGCACCGAAATATGCGACCAATGCGCCGATGAATGTGAAAAACATTCGCACGATCACTGTCGGGAATGTGCGGAAGCTTGCAGGAAGTGTGCCGATGAATGTCGGAAAATGGTAGGATCCCATTATTAATTCTGTGATCGAAAATCTGTAGGGGAGAATCCGGCTATCTTTTTGAACATCCGGCTGAAATGGTGCGGATACTTGAATCCCAATAAAATTTTGTTTCTATTCTGAATTTTAGACCCAATACTTCGATTATAATCGAAGTATTGGGCTGATTTTTCGGTTATGATCTGAATTTTTAGCCTGATCAAAGTATCGAGGTATCAAAAACATCTGAATCTGAAGCAATATAAACAAGAATGATTACATTATTTGCCCATATGATAGGATTGGAGGTACTTCTTTTTAAAAAAATCATAGGAGAAATAGATTAAAAATTTGTTCATTTAAAATAATGTTCGTAATTTTACGAACATTATTGTTAAGCAAGAGCAGAGTAACAGACGACAAACCGAAATCAAAGGACAAACTTGTTTGGATTTTGATGAGCTGAGAAGGAAGATGGCAAAGTCAAATTTATTTATCTTGCCGAACGCAGAATTGAAAATCGAGGAGCGAAGGCGACTCAATTACCAATTAAGGAGCGAAGGCGACTCAAAACGACTAATGTAATTGAACAATTTAATGTAATTTTGAATATGAAGATCAATAATAATATCGAAGAACAGGAAATTGTTGCCCGTTTTGCCAAGGCAATGGGGCATCCTACCCGGATTGCGATATTGCTATTTTTAGCATCACAGGAAAGTTGTTTTTTTGGTGATATTCACGATGAACTTCCGATAGCAAAAGCTACCGTATCTCAGCATCTGAAAGAACTCAAGGAAGCAGGTCTAATTCAGGGAGAGATAGAAACCCCCAAAGTGAGGTATTGCATCAACAAAGAGAACTGGGTAATAGCCAGTAAGCTGTTCGCAAACCTTTTTAGTGTATATGCCACAAAAGATGTATGCTGTTAATGGCATATATTTTTTTATAATTATGTTCGTTGTTTGGCGAACAACGATTGATGATAATTGTATGGAAATAAAAATATTCGATACAGAATGCTCAAGGTATGAATGAAACTCAGAAAGTCATAAGCAAATAGGGTAGTACAATTATATTTCTTGCTTTAATTGAAAAACAAATAACAAATGAAAATATTAATTCTTTGCACCGGTAATAGTTGCAGAAGCCAGATGGCTCACGGATTTTTACAATCTTTTGATGATATGTTAGAAGTCTTTTCTGCCGGAACAAGACCTGCGGAAAAAGTTAATTCAATGGCCGTTCAGGTTATGTCTGAAATAGGTATAAATATCACTAACCACATTCCGCGTAGTATTGAGAAGTATAAAGACCAGGAATGGGATTATGTAATAACGGTATGTGATAGCGCAAAAGAGAGTTGTCCGGTATTTTCCGGTAAGGTAAAACATCGTTTACATATTGGATTTGATGATCCTTCCGAAGTTACCGGGACCCCCGAGTTTATTAAAAACGAATTTCTACGGGTTAGGGATGAGATAAAAATGCGTTTTCAGGAATTATATATGAATCAGATTAAGCCGGAGTTATCCCGCGGATAGTTGATGATTATTGGAATGGAAAAGAAACAGGGGATAAGTGCTTTTGAAAAGTACCTCACCATATGGGTGGCTATTTGTATTGTCGTAGGTATTGCTATAGGACAATGGTTTCCGGTCATCCCGGAAACGTTGAGTAAGTTTGAATATGCCAATGTATCAATTCCTGTAGCTGTTTTGATATGGTTAATGATATTTCCAATGATGCTCAAAGTCGACTTTCAGAGTGTCAGAGATGTGGGTAAACGGCCGAAAGGAATAATTATCACCTGTATTACCAACTGGTTGATTAAGCCTTTTACGATGTTTGGGATTGCCTATTTATTCTTTTTTGTATTGTTTAAAGCATTCATCCCGTCGGAATTGGCAGAAGATTATTTGGCTGGGGCAGTATTGCTTGGTGCTGCGCCTTGCACGGCAATGGTATTTGTATGGAGTTATCTCACCAAAGGAAATGCAGCCTATACACTTGTACAGGTGGCTGTAAACGATTTGATCATACTTGTGGCATTTGTACCTGTTGTGGCGTTTTTGCTGGGGATGGGTGGAATTTTCATACCCTGGAATACATTAATAATTTCAGTATTTCTCTTTGTTGTAATACCGCTTGTGGCGGGTGTTATCACCCGTATTACAGTGATAAAGAAAAAAGGGATGGAATACTTCAATAACGTTTTTATAAATAAGTTCAACAACCTCACAATTGGTGGACTTTTGCTTATGCTGATAATTCTTTTTTCTTTTCAGGGAGAAACCATATTAAATAATCCCCTGCATATTTTACTGATAGCCATTCCATTGATAATACAAACCGTTTTCATCTTCTTCGTGGCATATGGATGGGCAAAATGGTGGAAACTTCCGCATGACATTGCTGCCCCTGCAGGAATGATTGGGGCAAGCAATTTTTTTGAACTGGCTGTGGCTGTTGCCATTTCACTTTTCGGATTACAGTCAGGCGCAGCGCTGGCAACGGTTGTCGGAGTATTAGTAGAAGTTCCTGTTATGCTTATGCTTGTCAGAATAGCTAACAATACGCGAGAGTGGTTTAAAGCTACATAGCCTGGCTTATCGCTCTATACTCACTTGGAGAAATACCTGCTGATTTTTTGAACATGCGACTGAAATGCTGCGGGTATTTAAACCCCAATTCATAAGCAATCTCGTTGATAGTTTTGTCACTATCGAAAAGTTTGTCTTTGGCAACGTCAATGATTTTGGCCTGAATGTATTCCTGCGCAGATTTTCCTGTTTCTTTCCTGATTAAATCACCAAAATAATTAGCTGACAGGTTGAGTTTGTCAGCGCAGTAAGCGACAGAAGGCAAACCTGTTTCTACGGGGTTATCTGATAAAAAATAACTGTCCAATAAGTTTTCAAATCTTTCCAGAATACCTTTATTGACATCCTCTCGGGTGATAAACTGGCGGTCATAAAAACGTTCGCAGTAATTGAGGAAAAGCTCGATACCGGAAGCAATCAATGTCTTGCTATGCTTGTCAACCGAATGTTGCAGTTCATCTTCTATTTTAGAAAACAAATCCAACACCAAATGACGTTCTTTTGCCGACAAATGCAAAGCTTCGTTAGTGTTGTAGCTGAAAAAGGTATAATCGTTCATACGCCCGGCAAGAGATGTGCCACGTATCAGGTCGGGATGGAAAACCAGTGCATGTCCCATAGGTTGGTAGTAATCCGTTTTATTTTCAACGTCTATAAATTGTCCGGGCGAAATAAAAACCAATGTTCCTTCCTGATAATCGTAATAATGGCGTCCGTATTTCAAATCACCACAATCAACCTCTTTCAGGAAGATGCAATAAATTCCGAAATTCATTTTATGTCCCGTCCTTTCCTTTGCTTTTGAGAAATCAATCACACTCACTAATGGATGTAACGTTTCAAGATTGTTAAAAGCATTGTACTCGCTAATTGTATCAAAATTGAGAACCTTTTCCATTGCCGTCATAATTTATTAGCGCAAATTTAATCATTCCGATAGACACTCTGCTACTTTTATGTGATAATCAGTAATATTGGTAGAATAAACAGTAATATATATACGATTATAATATGCTAAAGCCCGAAATTTGTGATTGATAAAAAGGCAAAAATTAATCATTCTGTTATTATCCATATAAAGAGATTAGTGTCCGGTAAAATTAAAAATAGATATGAAGAAATTATTATTCGTTAGTGCATTATATTTATTCACCATTGCATCTAATATGGGTGCTCAAACAATAAAGAAACAGAAGCCTTTAGTTATTGAACAGCAGGGAAGTTTTGCCGTGGGCGGTAGTGTAATCACCAATCCCGGTACATTCGATCCGATCACGCGAACCCCGGAGGGGCAGACTTTCCACGGAGATCATGCATATATCACTTATCAAATCCCTGTTAAAGCCCGCAAACTGCCTTTAGTGTTCTGGCACGGTATAGGACAATTCTCGAAAACATGGGAGACAACCCCCGACGGACGGGAGGGATTTCAGAATATATTCCTGCGCCGGGGTTTTGGTGTATATCTTATTACCCAACCACGACGAGGCAATGCCGGGCGCAGTACCGTACCGGTTACTATAAATCCGGTTCCCGATGAGCAGGAATGGTTCAGCACATTTCGTTTGGGGGTATGGCCTGACTTTTTCGACGGGGTACAATTCGACAGGAGTGAAAAAACACTCAACCAGTATTTCCGGCAAATGACCCCAAATATGGGAGCATTTGATACGGAAGTAATCACTGATGCCATTCCTGGACTTTTCGACAAAATAGGTAAGGGTGTTCTTGTTACACATTCCCATTCGGGAGGGTTCGGGTGGCTGACCGCTATGGATAATCCCAATGTAAAAGCTATCGCATCTTATGAACCCGGAAGCGGGTTTGTATTCCCCGAGGGTGAAGTACCCGACCCCATACCCGGTTCGTCGGGAGCACTCACAGCCAATAGTGTGTCGATGGAGGACTTTATGAAACTTACTAAAATTCCAATCATCATATACTATGGCGATTTTATTCCTGAAAAGCAAATAGAAAACCCGGGTATCGACGGTTGGCGCACCCGTCTGGAAATGGCAAGAAAGTGGAGAGACGTTGTAAATAAATACGGTGGGGATGTAACAGTGGTACATCTGCCTGAGATCGGGATTAAAGGCAATACCCATTTCCCGTTTTCAGACCTGAATAATATCGAAATAGCCGATTTGTTATCAGAGTGGTTGAAAGAAAAACGACTGGATTAGGAAACAGGTTCAAAACAAAGAACATGGATAAAAATAAGAATATGAAGAAAGTAAGTTTATGTATAGTAATAATTACGCTGTTACTGGGTATATCCGGTAATATAAATGCGCAGAATGATATGTTGGACGAGAAACAAAAAAAGATAATTACCATTTCCGGACTGACGGCAAAAGGTGATTTAGAGAAGCTGAAAACAGAACTAAATGCCGGTCTCGAAGCCGGACTTACCATCAATGAAATAAAGGAAGTATTGATACACCTTTACGCATATTGCGGATTTCCCCGCAGTATCCGGGGACTACAAACTTTCATGGAAGTGCTGGACGAACGAAGAGCCGGCGGGATTACCGATAAACTGGGTGTAAAAGCCTCTCCTATAAATGATGACGGTAACAAGTATGAAAGGGGCAAAAAGATTTTAGGAGAACTTACCCAAACACCCCAACCCGAAACGCTTTCGGGATATTCGGCTTTTGCACCGACCATAGACACTTTTCTGAAAGAACATCTGTTTGCGGATATCTTTGAACGTGATGTACTTACTTATGCCGAAAGGGAACTGGTAACCGTTTCGGTAATCAGCTCGATTGGGAATGCAGAACCGATGCTCCGTTCGCATTTGACCATTTGCCTGAACGTAGGCCTGGCCCCGCAACAATTAAATGAATTTGTGGATATTATTCAATCGACCATTGGCGAGGAAGAGGGAAAATCTGCCCGGTTGGTTTTGGATGAAGTCCTAAAAAATAAGAAGTAAAATTTAGAAGTTTCAGAAAATGAAAAAAATAACATCAATAATCGCAATAGCAACGTCAATAGCAGCTACAGATGTGGTAGAAGCACAGTCCATTCAAAATGAGCGTCAACAAAATCCTTACAGCCTTGTGTATGATGGTGCTATAACTCAAAATGAAAAAGGAAAAGTAAATATCCATCCCGTTACTTATAAAATCAAAGATATTACAATAGCTGCCAATGTTTACACTCCGGCTAATTATGATACTTCTCAAAAATATCCGGCCATTGTAATTGCGCATCCCAATTCCGGTGCTTATCCCAACTCCGGAGGTGCTTACACACTAAGTAGCTTGCTCGACCTGATGAGTTGGGATGCAACCGACCAGATCGAACTGATTAACCAGCCCCTACTGATGATCGCCGGTAGTAGAGCTGACAGCTATTATATGACGGACGATGCTTTTAACAAGGCAATCAATGCAAAGAATAAAGAGTTGTTCCTCATTCAAGGTGCTACCCATATAGAAACCTATTGGAAGCCTGAATATGTATCGCAAGCGGTGAATAAATTATTGAACTTTTATCAGGCTAATCTTTAAAACTTAGAAGAATGAACTTTGAAAATTTCAAAATAATGGGATTTAAAAATATAGTTGTAATATTCCTATTCGGGACATTGGTATTGTCGTGTAATCAACAAAGTCAGTCGGAACAGGCCGTACAAACTGAATCACAAGAACCTGTCTTTGCAAAAGGAGAAAAAATTACCAACGATAATTTTACAGGGACTGCATGGCTCAATAACTTAATTTTTCCTGATAGCCTTAATCAGAATGCAGTAGGA
This window of the Proteiniphilum saccharofermentans genome carries:
- a CDS encoding ArsR/SmtB family transcription factor, with the protein product MKINNNIEEQEIVARFAKAMGHPTRIAILLFLASQESCFFGDIHDELPIAKATVSQHLKELKEAGLIQGEIETPKVRYCINKENWVIASKLFANLFSVYATKDVCC
- a CDS encoding type 1 glutamine amidotransferase, with protein sequence MKVHSLQHVPFEGLGYIGNWLTKNNHTITSTRFYESAYHLPEAEDIDVLIVMGGPMGVYDEDSFPWLKEEKAFISNCIQSGKRVLGICLGAQLIAECLGARVDKAVHKEIGWFPVMCTQESKQLGWFYELFKDNPTVFHWHGDRFEIPKEGLNLLSSDANTNQAFYYSENVIGLQFHLEVTEETVGLISENCADELCENPWVQTREQIKTGTMIYADNCNWIMEGILQNLLDG
- a CDS encoding alpha/beta hydrolase, with protein sequence MKKITSIIAIATSIAATDVVEAQSIQNERQQNPYSLVYDGAITQNEKGKVNIHPVTYKIKDITIAANVYTPANYDTSQKYPAIVIAHPNSGAYPNSGGAYTLSSLLDLMSWDATDQIELINQPLLMIAGSRADSYYMTDDAFNKAINAKNKELFLIQGATHIETYWKPEYVSQAVNKLLNFYQANL
- a CDS encoding four-helix bundle copper-binding protein yields the protein MMAKCIQTDMECAAICYAAAQLMSLGSEKSKEICRLCTEICDQCADECEKHSHDHCRECAEACRKCADECRKMVGSHY
- a CDS encoding arsenate reductase ArsC gives rise to the protein MKILILCTGNSCRSQMAHGFLQSFDDMLEVFSAGTRPAEKVNSMAVQVMSEIGINITNHIPRSIEKYKDQEWDYVITVCDSAKESCPVFSGKVKHRLHIGFDDPSEVTGTPEFIKNEFLRVRDEIKMRFQELYMNQIKPELSRG
- a CDS encoding IS4 family transposase; amino-acid sequence: MNVGKTVFAQLMSFFPDYEFNKCVTKYNGNYKVRSFTCREHFHVMSFAQLTYRESLRDIEACLKALSSKLYHSGIKQAVSKSTLAEANENRDWRIYADFAQVLIKDARKLYKTDNDFLLDIDNMAYALDSTTIDLCLSLFPWAKFRKKKAAVKAHVLLDLRGSIPTIIEITDGSVHDVNILDHITIEPGAIYIMDRGYLDLDRLHSIHCKGAFFITRAKGNTAVKRVYSRPVDKTTGLRCDQSVRFTVYKSKKEYPELIRRIKSLDPDTGNTYVFLTNNFELDALLITQLYKGRWKIELFFKWIKQHLRIKNFYGTSYNAVCCQIWISVCAYLLVAIVKKRLNLEHSLYNLLQIFSLTLFEKMPINELFTKSDYNLTSPNDNKQLNLFDL
- a CDS encoding carboxymuconolactone decarboxylase family protein, translated to MKKVSLCIVIITLLLGISGNINAQNDMLDEKQKKIITISGLTAKGDLEKLKTELNAGLEAGLTINEIKEVLIHLYAYCGFPRSIRGLQTFMEVLDERRAGGITDKLGVKASPINDDGNKYERGKKILGELTQTPQPETLSGYSAFAPTIDTFLKEHLFADIFERDVLTYAERELVTVSVISSIGNAEPMLRSHLTICLNVGLAPQQLNEFVDIIQSTIGEEEGKSARLVLDEVLKNKK
- a CDS encoding alpha/beta hydrolase is translated as MKKLLFVSALYLFTIASNMGAQTIKKQKPLVIEQQGSFAVGGSVITNPGTFDPITRTPEGQTFHGDHAYITYQIPVKARKLPLVFWHGIGQFSKTWETTPDGREGFQNIFLRRGFGVYLITQPRRGNAGRSTVPVTINPVPDEQEWFSTFRLGVWPDFFDGVQFDRSEKTLNQYFRQMTPNMGAFDTEVITDAIPGLFDKIGKGVLVTHSHSGGFGWLTAMDNPNVKAIASYEPGSGFVFPEGEVPDPIPGSSGALTANSVSMEDFMKLTKIPIIIYYGDFIPEKQIENPGIDGWRTRLEMARKWRDVVNKYGGDVTVVHLPEIGIKGNTHFPFSDLNNIEIADLLSEWLKEKRLD
- a CDS encoding CsbD family protein; the encoded protein is MDDLRFKGKWNELKGRAKQEWADLTDDDLLYEEGKEDELYGKIQQKTGKAKDEIRNWFNQQLDKL
- a CDS encoding helix-turn-helix domain-containing protein, which encodes MEKVLNFDTISEYNAFNNLETLHPLVSVIDFSKAKERTGHKMNFGIYCIFLKEVDCGDLKYGRHYYDYQEGTLVFISPGQFIDVENKTDYYQPMGHALVFHPDLIRGTSLAGRMNDYTFFSYNTNEALHLSAKERHLVLDLFSKIEDELQHSVDKHSKTLIASGIELFLNYCERFYDRQFITREDVNKGILERFENLLDSYFLSDNPVETGLPSVAYCADKLNLSANYFGDLIRKETGKSAQEYIQAKIIDVAKDKLFDSDKTINEIAYELGFKYPQHFSRMFKKSAGISPSEYRAISQAM
- a CDS encoding DUF6265 family protein, with product MQTISRIMILFLSLFMIACSSNKSENSNKPLSYTGYDFDFLLGEWNRTNDEEGKRTFENWKKENDSTYIGESFTLRDNDTIWKENTVLSPIDGVWYYQVKMKGDKESTDFKVIDYENNSFTCENRQNEFPKTIRYWKTDNILNAEIADDEIKIPFIFEK
- the arsB gene encoding ACR3 family arsenite efflux transporter codes for the protein MEKKQGISAFEKYLTIWVAICIVVGIAIGQWFPVIPETLSKFEYANVSIPVAVLIWLMIFPMMLKVDFQSVRDVGKRPKGIIITCITNWLIKPFTMFGIAYLFFFVLFKAFIPSELAEDYLAGAVLLGAAPCTAMVFVWSYLTKGNAAYTLVQVAVNDLIILVAFVPVVAFLLGMGGIFIPWNTLIISVFLFVVIPLVAGVITRITVIKKKGMEYFNNVFINKFNNLTIGGLLLMLIILFSFQGETILNNPLHILLIAIPLIIQTVFIFFVAYGWAKWWKLPHDIAAPAGMIGASNFFELAVAVAISLFGLQSGAALATVVGVLVEVPVMLMLVRIANNTREWFKAT